The genomic region CGCCTCCCGGCGGCGAGGGGTCCGCCGCGCTGTACGGATACGGCCTCGTCGACGCCGCCGCTGCGGTGAGCGCGCCGGTCGCCCTGGTCTCATCGAACCCCATGGGCAGCCTCGCGGACTGGATCCGCATCTACCGTCGCGCCGAGGGGACGACGCTCCCCGAGCCCACGGTCGAACCCGTCCAGGTCGCGCCGCTGCCACCCGCCGACACCGTCGACCGGCCTGTGTCGCCGCTGCTTCCGTCGCAGCAGACGCTCGTCTACGGGTCGGTGCCGCTTCTCGTGTTCACGGCCACGGCTATACTGGTCGGGCTCGGCGTCACTGCTGCTGTCCGACGCGTCCGATTGGCGTCCCGTGCGCCGAGCCCCCGAACACACGAGGAGTACTCCAAATCGTGACCAACACCGTGCCCAAGATCCTCATCGTCGGTGGTGGCTACGCGGGCTTCTACACTGCATGGAAGCTCGAGAAGCTGCTCCGCAAGGGCGAGGCGGAAGTGACGGTCGTCGACCCGCTTCCCTACATGACCTATCAGCCGTTCCTGCCCGAGGTGGCCGCGGGCTCGATCGAGGCCCGCCACTCGGTCGTCGCGCTGCGCCGGCACCTGAAGCGATCGACCGTGATCGCAGGCAAGGTGACCGGCATCGCGCACGCGGACAAGGTCGCGACGATCACTCCCGTCGGCGGCGAGGCCTACGAGCTCGAGTACGACCACATCGTCGTGACCGCCGGTGCGGTCTCGCGCACCTTCCCCATCCCCGGCATCGCCGACAACGCCATCGGGCTGAAGACGATCGAAGAGGCCGTCGCGATCCGCGATCGCCTCATGTCGAACTTCGACAAGGCGTCGACGCTGCCGGCCGGCCCCGAGCGCGACCGCCTGCTCACGGTCGTCGTCGTCGGCGGCGGGTTCGCCGGCATCGAGGTGTTCGCCGAGCTGCGCTCGGTGGCCTCGGCGCTGCTGAAGTACTACCCGCAGCTGAGCTTCGAGGACACGCACTTCCACCTCATCGAGGCGATGGGCCGCATCATGCCCGAGGTCTCGATGAAGACGGCCGAGTGGGTGCTGAAGGATCTCGCCAAGCGCGGAGCGAACGTCCACCTCGACACGCAGGTCACCGGCGCGGTCGGCGGCAACGTCGAGCTGTCCACGGGCGAGACCATCTCGACCGACCTGATCATCTGGACCGCCGGCGTCATGGCCAACCCGACGGTCGTCCGCGGCAGCGACCTGCCGGTCGAGCAGCGCGGGCGCATCCTGACGCGCCCCGACTTGCGCGTCGGCACCGAGGACGAGGTCGTTCAGGGCGCATGGGCCGCCGGCGATGTGTCGGCCGTCCCCGACCTCACGGGCGCCGGCGTGGGCGGCTACTGCGTCCCGAACGCCCAGCACGCGGTGCGCCAGGGCAAGCTCCTGGCGAAGAACATCACGGCGAGCCTGCGCGGCGAGCTTCCGCACGAGTACTTCCACAAGAACCTCGGCGCGGTGGCGGGCCTCGGCCTCTACAACGGCGCGTTCCAGTCCGGCAAGATCGGCCTGACCGGGTTCATCGCGTGGCTCGCGCACCGTGGCTACCACGGCCTCGCCATGCCCACGTGGGAGCGCAAGTGGCGCGTGCTGTGGGGCTGGTGGAACAACCTGTGGCTGGGCCGTGACATCGTCAACCTCTCCACGGTGCAGAGCCCGCGCTACGTCTTCGAGGAGTTCGCGGCGCGCCCGCGCCCGGCCCAGCCGGCCGAGAAGCCCGCGGCCAAGAAGAGCGCACCGGCTGAGAAGGTGGGCGCGAAGCGCTGACCGGCTAGCGTGGAGGCGCCGGCATCCGGCGCCCCCGTAGCCCAACCGGCAGAGGCAGGCGGCTTAAACCCGCTCCAGTCCGGGTTCGAATCCCGGCGGGGGTACGCCAGAGGGCGGTGTCCACGGACACCGCCCTCTGGCATGTCGATGGCACGGCGCGACCCGCGGATGCCTCTAGAGTGTGGGGAAAGCGCGCACCCGAAGCGAGCCCGATGACCCTCGACCTGCTGAAGACCCCGTCGACGATCCACGGCGCGGCCGACGCCGCCGCCCACTGGAGCGTCATGTCCGCCGCGATCGCCGATCTGTCCGGCCCCGTGGCGGCGGTCAGCCTGCCCGCCCTCCGGCGGAACGCCCTCGACCTCGTGGTTCGCGCCGGCGGCGTCCCCATCCGCGTCGCGAGCAAGTCGGTGCGCGTGCGCGAGCTCATCGCGGCGACGCTCGCGTTGCCGGGCTTCCACGGCATCATGGCCTACACGCTCCCCGAGGCGCTGTGGCTCGCCGAGACCTTCGACGACGTCCTGGTCGGCTATCCCACCGCCGACCGTGCGGCGCTCGCGCGGCTGGTCTCGGACGAGCGCGCGGCGGCCCGCATCACGCTCATGGTCGACGACCCGGCGCACCTCGATCTGGTCGACGCCGTCGCCCCGGCGAGCGGGCGCGTTCCCGTGCGCGTGGCGATCGACGCGGACGCGAGCTGGCGGACAGCGGCGCTCGGTCACATCGGCGTCCGCCGCTCGCCGCTGCGCGAGCCCGCCGAGGTGGCCGCCCTCGCGCGCACGATCGTCGGGCGCGGTGGATTCCGCCTCGTCGGCCTCATGATGTACGAGGCCCAGATCGCCGGGCAGCCCGACGCGGCAGGCGCCGGCTCGCTCGTGCGCTGGATGCAGCGCCGATCCGCGGACGAGCTGCGCGATCGACGCGCCGCCATCGTCTCGGCGCTCCACGAGGTGGCGCCGCTGGAGTTCGTCAACGGCGGTGGCACGGGCTCCCTCGAGTCGACGGCCGCCGACGAGGCGGTCACCGAGCTGACCGCCGGAAGCGGGCTTCTCGCCGGGCACCTGTTCGACGGCTACCGCCGGTTCGATCCGCTGCCGGCGGCGGCGTTCTCGCTCGAGGTCGTCCGCAAGCCGGCGCCCGACATCGTCACGCTCCTCGGCGGGGGGTGGTCCGCGTCGGGGCCGGCCGGCCGCTCCCGCGAGCCCGTCGCGGTATGGCCGCCGGGCCTGCGTCCCCTCGCGCGCGAGGGGTTCGGGGAGGTCCAGACCCCGCTGCAGGGCGAAGCGGCACGACGTCTGCGCATCGGCGATCGCGTGTGGCTGCGCCACGCCAAGAGCGGCGAGCTGTCCGAGCACGTCGACCGGTTCCACCTCGTCTCCGGCGGCGAGGTCGTCGGCGACACGCCGACGTACCGCGGCGAGGGGAAGGCGTTCCTGTGACCCGTCCGGGCGGAACGTGGCGGAACTGGTCGCGCGCGGTGTCGGTGCGCCCGGCCCGCATCGAGTTCCCGCGCACGGTCGACGCGGTCCGGCGCGCCGTCATCGCCGCGACCCGCAGCGGTCTCGGCGTCAAGGCCGTCGGCGCCGGTCACAGCTTCACCGCGATCGCGGCGGCCCCGGGCGTGCTGATCGACCTGCGCGACCTCACGGGGCTCGTGCGCGTGGACCACGACCGGCGGCGCGCCACGCTGCGCGGCGGCACGCACCTGCACGAGATCCCGCATCTGCTGGGGCCCCACCGGCTCGCGATGGAGAACCTCGGCGACATCGACCGCCAGACGATCTCGGGAGCCATCTCGACGGGAACCCACGGCACCGGCGACCGCTTCGGCGGGCTCGCCACCCAGGTCGTCGGGGTGACCATGGTCACCGCCGACGGCGAGCTGCTGGTCGTCGACGACGAGCACAACCCCGAGCTGCTGCCCGCGGTCGCCCTCGGCCTCGGGGCGCTCGGCATCATCGTCGAGGTCACGCTGCAGTGCGTGCCGGCGTTCGTCCTCCACGCTCTCGAGGCGCCCGAGCCCCTCGACGACGTCGTGGCGGCGCTCGCCCGGCGCGTGGAGGGCGCCGATCACTTCGAGATGTACTGGTTCCCGCACACCGACGTCGCGCTGACGAAGACCAACACGCGACTGCCCGAGAACGCGCCGCGGCATCCGCTTCCGCCCGTCGGCCGCTGGATCGACGACGTCCTGGTCGGCACCGCGCTGCACCAGGTGGCCTGCAGCGTCGCCCGCGCCGTTCCGGCGACCGTTCCGCCGATCAACCGCCTCGCGGCTCGGCTGTGGGGCGACCGCGAGTTCACCGATGCGTCGGCGCGCGTGTTCGCCACGACGCGGGCGGTGCGGTTCCGCGAGATGGAGTACGCACTGCCGGCCCAGGATGTGCCGGCGGCGTTCGCGGCGCTGCGACGCGTCATCGACGACGGCGGCTGGCGCATCTCGTTCCCGGTCGAGGTCCGCTTCGCCGCCGCGGACGACATCTGGCTCTCCACGGCGCACGGTCGTGCGACCGGATACATCGCGGTGCACCGCTACGCCCGTGAGGATCCGACCGAGTACTTCGCGGCGGTCGAGGAGATCATGGTGCGCCTCGGAGGTCGCCCGCACTGGGGGAAGATGCACACGCTGGACGCCGAGCTCCTGCGCCGCCGCTACCCCCGGTTCGACGACTTCACGGCGCTGCGCGACGAGCTGGACCCCGATCGCGTGTTCGGCAACGAGTACCTCTCCCGCGTGCTGGGTGGGTAACGGCTGAGAGATGCCCGACTCGTCTCGGGGCGCGCGGCATCGGATGGCTAGGATGAGGGAACAGCGTGAACGGAGTCCTGGGCAATGGAATGGCTGATCCCCGTCCTCATCGTGGTGGCGCTCGCCGTCATCGTCGGCATCTACCTGTGGGCGACGTACAACTCCCTGGTGCAGCTGAACGTGCGCGTCGACGAGGCCTGGAGTGACATCACCGTCCAGCTCAAGCGCCGCGCCGACCTGCTGCCGAACCTCATCGAGACCGTCAAAGGCTACGCCGCCCACGAGAAGGCCGTCTTCGAGAACGTCACACGTGCGCGCGCCGAGACCCTGACCGCCCAGAGCCCGGGTGCGGCCGGTGTGGCCGAGGGGCACATGCAGCAGGCGCTGAAGTCCCTGTTCGCGGTGGCCGAGGCATACCCGCAGCTTCAGGCGAGTCAGAACTTCCTGCAGCTGCAGCAGTCGATCGTCGACACCGAGGACAAGATCCAGGCGTCGCGTCGGTTCTACAACGGCGGAGTGCGCGAGCTGAACACGAAGATCAAGGTGTTCCCGAACAACCTGTTCGCCCGCAATCTCGGATTCCACGAGCGGGAGTTCTTCGAGGTCGTCGACGGCGCGGCGATCTCGGAGCCGCCCCGCGTGCAGTTCTGACCCGCGCCGGCTGAGCCGTGTACTCGGCGATCGCGCGGAACAAGCGCAACACCTGGTTCATCCTGATCGGCTTCGTGCTGTTCATCGGCGCGGTCGGGCTGCTGGCCGGCTGGCTCATGAGCGGCAACTGGTGGGTCACGGCGTTCGTGGTGATCTTCGCGGGGGGCTACGCGACCTTCCAGTACTTCCTCGCCGACAAGGAGGCGCTGGCGCTCGCGGGCGCCGTCGAAGTGAGCAAGACCGACGCGCCTCGCTACTACCGGCTCGTCGAGAACCTGTGCATCACGACCGGGACGCCGATGCCCAAGCTCTACGTCGTGGACGATCCGGCTCCCAACGCCTTCGCGACGGGACGCAAGCCCGAAGAGGCGGCCATCACCGTGACGACCGGGCTGTTCGAGATCATGACCGACAGAGAGCTCGAGGGCGTGCTCGGCCACGAGCTCGGGCACATCCGCAACTACGACATCCGCGTCTCCCTCATCGTGTTCGGGCTCGTCGTGGCGGTCGGGATCCTCGCCGACATGTTCATGCGGGCGGCGTTCTTCGGCCGCCGAGGCGGCGGGGGGCAGGCCCAGATCGTCTTCCTGGCGTTCGGGCTCGTCGCGGCGATCGTCGCGCCCCTGCTCGCCGGCGCGGTGCAGGCCGCGATCTCCCGGCAGCGGGAGTATCTGGCCGACGCCACGAGCGCCATGACCACGCGGGATCCGGACGGCCTGGCGTCGGCGCTCGGCAAGCTCGCGGGGCAGGGACGCCCGTTGAAACGCGCGAACACCTCGATGGCGCACCTGTGGATCGCCGACCCGCTCAAGCCCAATGCGCTCGCGCGCATGTTCGCGACGCATCCGCCGATCCCCGAGCGCATCGAGCGGCTCCACGAGATGGGCGGACGCTTCTGATCCGTCCGTGCGCACGAGAGCGACGCGAGTCGTGACGATCCGTCTCAGCCTCGAGCAGGCGCGGCGCGCGGCGGTGAGCGCGCAGGCGCTGACCGCGGACCGCCCGAGCGGAATCGTGGAGACCATCGACGCGCTGACCGTCGTGAACATCGAGCCGACCGCGGCGATCGCCCCCTCGGCAGACCACATCCTGTGGTCGCGACTGGGCTGGCCGTACGAGCCCGCCGACCTCGCCCGGCTCGAGGAGCACGACCGCGCCGTGTTCGAGTGGGGCGGGTTCTACCGGACGATGGCGGATCTCGCGCTGCTGCTGCCCGACATGCGCAGGAATCCGCGCTCCGCCCATGCGCGGGACTGGCTGACGGCGAACGACGGCTTCCGCCGCGACGTGCTCGCACGACTGCGGGCAGAAGGGCCGCTCCGCCCGGCCGAGATCCCCGACACGGCACAGGTCTCGTGGCGCTCGTCGGGATGGACGAACAACCGCAACGCCCAGCAGATGCTCGAGATCCTGGTGATGTCGGGGGTCGCGGCGATCTCGTCGCGTGACGCCAAAGGACGCCGGTTCGATGTCGCCGAGCGTGTCTATCCACTCGATGTCCCCGTGCTCGGCGACGAGGAGGCCGCGCACGAGCGCGCGGAACGCCGCCTGGGCGCCCTCGGCATCGCGCGTCCCATGGGCCCGGCGCAGCCGGTCGAGCCGATCGCGGTCGGCGACGTCGGGGAGCCTGCCGTGGTCGAGGGCGTGCCGGGGCAGTGGCGCGTGGATCCGGCGGCACTGGCCGCCGCGGAGGACTTCCGTCCGAGAACGGCGCTGGTGTCTCCGTTCGACCGGCTCGTCTTCGATCGAGGCAGGCTCGCGGATCTGTTCGGCTTCGAGTACATCCTCGAGATGTACAAGCCCGCCGCCGCGCGGCGCTGGGGGTACTTCGCGCTGCCGATCCTGCACGGCGACCGGTTCATCGGGAAGCTCGACGCCCGGGCCGATCGCAAGGCGGGCGTCCTGACGGTGCACGCGGTCCATCAGGATGTGCCGTTCACCGACGAGATGACGACCGCCGTCGAGGCCGAGATCGCCGACCTGGCGCGCTGGCGGGGCTTCGAGGTGCGCTCCGGCTGACGTGCGGTGTGCCCGCGCAGGGCGTCAGCGGACCGCGAGCACCATCTGCCCGCCCGTGAACGACACGTCGCCGCGCAGCGTCCACCGGGTCGTCCGGTACGTGAACGCGTCGGTGCCGCCCGCCCGCGAGGGCCCGGTGACGGTCGCCACCAGCACGCCGTCCGGCGCCGTGAACGACTCCGCGTCCTCGGACAGCTCCAGAGCCGGATACTCTTCGATGCGGAACGCCACGCGCTCGAGGCTCTCGAGGTCGGCGGCCCACGGGATGCGGATGCCGCAGTGCTCCGGAACCGCGTCGGTCGTCGACGCGCACGCGTCCGCGTACGCGTCGAGCTGCCGCTGCGCGATCGTCGTGGCGTCATCGAGCACGGACGCCTCGACGGCGGCCGGCGCATCCCGCCCGGGGACGACCGCGACCGTGGCGTCGCCGCCGAGGATGTCGGCGGGGGCCGCGGCGACGGGGTAGACGGCCGGCAGCAGCGGATGCGCTTCACCGGCCGTCATCGTCACCCCGCCGACGAGGACGGTGTCGCCGAGCGTCGTCGTCGCGGTCACGGTTCCCAGGGCATCCGCCGAGAGGACCCATCCGCCGGGGGAGTCCACGAGCGAGATCGTCGCGACGCGGTCGTCGCCGCCGAGCTCGAACGCGATGTCGGCCGAGGCGGTGCCCCCCGATTCGCTGACCTCCTGCACACGCGGCGACGCGATGCGGGCGTCCGCGGCGTCGAAGGCCGCGGCGAGGTCCTCCGCATCCGCGGGCGGGTCGTCGATCAGCGCGAGGGCCGCCTGCCCGTCTCCCTCCTCCAGCGCCGCGAGGTACGCCTCGGCCGCATCCGCGGGTCCCGCCGGCCGCAGGAGCGCCCACGCCGCCACGCCGGCGGCGGCGAGGACGGCCGCCGACCCGACCGAGATCCCGATGATGGTCGCGCGCTTCACCGGACCACGCTAACCCGTCGGCTCGTCGTCTTCGAGCGCGACGGGCTCGCGCGCCGAGGCCTCGTGCCGCTGCGCCTCGGGCAGGGCACGTGCGAGATCGTCGACGGCGTCGCCCCACCGCGACACCGAGA from Microbacter sp. GSS18 harbors:
- a CDS encoding D-arabinono-1,4-lactone oxidase, yielding MTRPGGTWRNWSRAVSVRPARIEFPRTVDAVRRAVIAATRSGLGVKAVGAGHSFTAIAAAPGVLIDLRDLTGLVRVDHDRRRATLRGGTHLHEIPHLLGPHRLAMENLGDIDRQTISGAISTGTHGTGDRFGGLATQVVGVTMVTADGELLVVDDEHNPELLPAVALGLGALGIIVEVTLQCVPAFVLHALEAPEPLDDVVAALARRVEGADHFEMYWFPHTDVALTKTNTRLPENAPRHPLPPVGRWIDDVLVGTALHQVACSVARAVPATVPPINRLAARLWGDREFTDASARVFATTRAVRFREMEYALPAQDVPAAFAALRRVIDDGGWRISFPVEVRFAAADDIWLSTAHGRATGYIAVHRYAREDPTEYFAAVEEIMVRLGGRPHWGKMHTLDAELLRRRYPRFDDFTALRDELDPDRVFGNEYLSRVLGG
- a CDS encoding FAD-dependent oxidoreductase, whose amino-acid sequence is MTNTVPKILIVGGGYAGFYTAWKLEKLLRKGEAEVTVVDPLPYMTYQPFLPEVAAGSIEARHSVVALRRHLKRSTVIAGKVTGIAHADKVATITPVGGEAYELEYDHIVVTAGAVSRTFPIPGIADNAIGLKTIEEAVAIRDRLMSNFDKASTLPAGPERDRLLTVVVVGGGFAGIEVFAELRSVASALLKYYPQLSFEDTHFHLIEAMGRIMPEVSMKTAEWVLKDLAKRGANVHLDTQVTGAVGGNVELSTGETISTDLIIWTAGVMANPTVVRGSDLPVEQRGRILTRPDLRVGTEDEVVQGAWAAGDVSAVPDLTGAGVGGYCVPNAQHAVRQGKLLAKNITASLRGELPHEYFHKNLGAVAGLGLYNGAFQSGKIGLTGFIAWLAHRGYHGLAMPTWERKWRVLWGWWNNLWLGRDIVNLSTVQSPRYVFEEFAARPRPAQPAEKPAAKKSAPAEKVGAKR
- a CDS encoding M48 family metalloprotease, yielding MYSAIARNKRNTWFILIGFVLFIGAVGLLAGWLMSGNWWVTAFVVIFAGGYATFQYFLADKEALALAGAVEVSKTDAPRYYRLVENLCITTGTPMPKLYVVDDPAPNAFATGRKPEEAAITVTTGLFEIMTDRELEGVLGHELGHIRNYDIRVSLIVFGLVVAVGILADMFMRAAFFGRRGGGGQAQIVFLAFGLVAAIVAPLLAGAVQAAISRQREYLADATSAMTTRDPDGLASALGKLAGQGRPLKRANTSMAHLWIADPLKPNALARMFATHPPIPERIERLHEMGGRF
- a CDS encoding alanine racemase; protein product: MTLDLLKTPSTIHGAADAAAHWSVMSAAIADLSGPVAAVSLPALRRNALDLVVRAGGVPIRVASKSVRVRELIAATLALPGFHGIMAYTLPEALWLAETFDDVLVGYPTADRAALARLVSDERAAARITLMVDDPAHLDLVDAVAPASGRVPVRVAIDADASWRTAALGHIGVRRSPLREPAEVAALARTIVGRGGFRLVGLMMYEAQIAGQPDAAGAGSLVRWMQRRSADELRDRRAAIVSALHEVAPLEFVNGGGTGSLESTAADEAVTELTAGSGLLAGHLFDGYRRFDPLPAAAFSLEVVRKPAPDIVTLLGGGWSASGPAGRSREPVAVWPPGLRPLAREGFGEVQTPLQGEAARRLRIGDRVWLRHAKSGELSEHVDRFHLVSGGEVVGDTPTYRGEGKAFL
- a CDS encoding LemA family protein: MEWLIPVLIVVALAVIVGIYLWATYNSLVQLNVRVDEAWSDITVQLKRRADLLPNLIETVKGYAAHEKAVFENVTRARAETLTAQSPGAAGVAEGHMQQALKSLFAVAEAYPQLQASQNFLQLQQSIVDTEDKIQASRRFYNGGVRELNTKIKVFPNNLFARNLGFHEREFFEVVDGAAISEPPRVQF
- a CDS encoding crosslink repair DNA glycosylase YcaQ family protein encodes the protein MTIRLSLEQARRAAVSAQALTADRPSGIVETIDALTVVNIEPTAAIAPSADHILWSRLGWPYEPADLARLEEHDRAVFEWGGFYRTMADLALLLPDMRRNPRSAHARDWLTANDGFRRDVLARLRAEGPLRPAEIPDTAQVSWRSSGWTNNRNAQQMLEILVMSGVAAISSRDAKGRRFDVAERVYPLDVPVLGDEEAAHERAERRLGALGIARPMGPAQPVEPIAVGDVGEPAVVEGVPGQWRVDPAALAAAEDFRPRTALVSPFDRLVFDRGRLADLFGFEYILEMYKPAAARRWGYFALPILHGDRFIGKLDARADRKAGVLTVHAVHQDVPFTDEMTTAVEAEIADLARWRGFEVRSG